A region from the Coffea eugenioides isolate CCC68of chromosome 9, Ceug_1.0, whole genome shotgun sequence genome encodes:
- the LOC113782461 gene encoding uncharacterized protein LOC113782461: MTVGGGQGGNQQGQDQGSNVESPGNNAGSREGDDRALERFQKFVPTKFIGGSNPDLAEGWLDRMLDIFAVLGYSEERQISFVVFQFEGAARTLWNVIKAKWEREQTPWTWVNFTWEFNEKYLPPIVQERWEDDFIRLRQGSSSVAEYETQFTKLSRFAPDLVQTEQK; the protein is encoded by the coding sequence ATGACAGTTGGAGGAGGCCAGGGAGGTAACCAACAGGGTCAGGACCAGGGGAGTAATGTCGAAAGCCCTGGAAATAATGCGGGTAGTCGCGAGGGAGAtgaccgtgccttagaacggttccaaaagtttgtaCCTACGAAATTTATAGGTGGATCTAACCCTGACTTAGCGGAGGGTTGGTTGGACCGCATGTTGGATATATTTGCTGTGCTTGGGTATTCAGAGGAGCGGCAAAtatcttttgttgtttttcaatttgagggggcTGCCCGAACTTTGTGGAATGTGATTAAGGCcaaatgggagcgggaacagaccCCCTGGACGTGGGTCAACTTTACAtgggaatttaatgagaaatatttgCCACCTATTGTACAAGAGAGGTGGgaggatgattttatccgcctgcgcCAAGGGTCATccagtgtggcggagtacgaaacTCAGTTTACGAAACTCTCTCGCTTCGCTCCGGATCTGGTGCAAACGGAGCAAAAGTGA